The Vairimorpha necatrix chromosome 1, complete sequence genome contains a region encoding:
- a CDS encoding WD40 repeat domain-containing protein: protein MINTINHIPAQISIDKLNKYEKNEEIIQQLSHLEIPFLDEPIMELENNDTFICESDLVLFSTSNNLEESFLQFHIYDKEHDDFIINHDIFLFSSINDSEYIYKNNKHYIALATCEKDIMLYDSLVFNPLTPQLLLKGHDDSVLAVKFFNNALYSGSDDKKILEWDLETLRIKESFTTNLNVEKIANAGNMIFYGEKNTIANLSTGTNFFIDGNLENMVGHENFLYLTTSSGSFYTYDSRNTCKPFFEHKYSEEPLTGLHFLNDKIGMCSKKGEIWVLDSKDFEIKNTENIKSTLFSIKLHESNVIFYGDEGDSLQMKKMRNVIF, encoded by the coding sequence ATGATTAATACGATAAATCATATTCCCGCCCAAATTTCAATTGAcaagttaaataaatatgaaaaaaatgaagaaataattcAACAACTTTCTCATCTAGAAATCCCATTTCTTGATGAACCAATTATGGAACTGGAAAATAATGATACTTTTATATGTGAAAGCGATTTGGTCCTTTTTTCTACttctaataatttagaggaaagttttttacaatttcaTATCTACGACAAGGAACATGATGACTTTATTATTAACCACgacatttttttgttctcGTCAATAAATGATTcagaatatatttataaaaataacaaacaCTATATAGCTTTGGCTACTTGCGAAAAAGACATTATGTTGTACGATAGTCTCGTATTCAATCCATTGACGCCCCAACTATTGTTAAAAGGTCATGATGACTCCGTACTGgcagtaaaattttttaataatgctTTATATTCTGGAAGcgatgataaaaaaattttagaatgGGATTTGGAAACTTTGAGAATAAAAGAAAGTTTTACAACGAACTTGAACGTCGAAAAAATTGCAAATGCAGGAAACATGATTTTTTACGGAGAAAAAAACACAATTGCAAATTTATCAACAggaacaaatttttttattgatggaaatttagaaaatatggTCGGtcatgaaaattttttatatttgacgACTTCATCCGGAAGTTTTTATACTTATGACTCTAGAAATACTTGTAAACCATTTTTTGAACATAAATACAGTGAAGAACCACTAACAGGACTACATTTTCTAAACGATAAAATTGGAATGTgttcaaaaaaaggagaaatTTGGGTATTAGATTCAAaagattttgaaattaaaaatacggaaaatataaaatctacTTTGTTTTCTATAAAACTACACGAATCCAATGTAATTTTCTATGGAGACGAGGGCGACAGTTTACagatgaaaaaaatgagaaacgtaattttttaa
- a CDS encoding lysine-tRNA ligase (KARS1), whose protein sequence is MSKNHSNGPEISEEEFYLQRLTTVKKQLSENENVYPNKFEVKNRFHEIIKYKDSQDEELQDINVQSAGRIMSFRVHARYSFFQIMSEDFNLQLVVDSQVLDKKEVLTSIRRGDIVGFRGKLGRTKTKEFSVFVKTLEILTPCLRSIPTDYYGLKDPEIIYRKRYLDLLINKESKNRFMIRSKLVKFIRNYLDERDFVEVETPLLNIIPSGAAAKPFITHHNELKMDLYLRIAPELYLKKLVIGGMDRVYDMGKVFRNEGIDLTHNPEFTICEFYMAYADYNDMMNMTEELLNGMCRHLHGSEKITYAPNKREQEIEPVEINFARPFAKYNMLEEISKAVGKKLDGININEPETLKLLIETCEKNDIKVDNPKTLTRVLDKLVGHFIEPKCINPSFIVGYPLATSPLAKNHRSEPGMVERFELFINGKEICNAYTELNNPVEQRLRFKMQAQDINEGDDEAMITDEDFCVALEYGLPPTGGWGLGVDRLTMFMTNAANIKDVVLFPAMKPEAEN, encoded by the coding sequence ATGTCTAAAAATCATTCTAATGGACCAGAAATTTCAGAAGAAGAATTTTATCTTCAAAGATTGACTACAGTAAAAAAGCAACTTAGCGAAAATGAAAATGTTTacccaaataaatttgaagtCAAAAATAGATTCcatgaaattattaaatataaagattcACAAGATGAAGAATTACAAGATATTAATGTTCAGTCTGCAGGAAGAATTATGAGTTTTAGGGTTCATGCAAGATATTCTTTTTTCCAAATCATGTCTGAAGATTTTAATCTTCAGCTTGTTGTAGATTCTCAAgttttagataaaaaagaagtcTTGACTAGCATTAGGAGAGGAGATATAGTAGGATTTAGAGGGAAATTAGGTAGAACAAAAACTAAGGAATTTAGTGTATTTGTTAAAACTTTAGAGATATTGACTCCTTGTCTCAGATCCATACCTACAGATTATTATGGTCTTAAGGACCCTGAGATTATTTACCGTAAAAGATACCTTGAtctattaattaataaagaatcGAAGAATAGATTTATGATAAGATCCAAattagtaaaatttattagaaattatcTAGACGAAAGAGATTTCGTAGAGGTAGAGACACctcttttaaatatcatCCCATCAGGAGCCGCAGCTAAGCCTTTCATTACACATCACaatgaattaaaaatggatttatatttgagaATTGCACCtgaattatatttgaaGAAATTAGTAATAGGAGGAATGGACCGTGTTTACGATATGGGAAAAGTGTTTAGAAATGAAGGAATAGACTTGACTCATAATCCTGAATTTACTATCTGTGAATTTTATATGGCGTACGCAGATTACAACGACATGATGAACATGACCGaagaattattaaatgGAATGTGTAGACATTTGCATGGATCAGAAAAGATAACATACGCCCCAAATAAAAGAGAACAGGAAATCGAGCCCgtagaaataaatttcgCGAGGCCTTTTGCTAAGTACAACATGCTTGAAGAGATTAGTAAGGCGGTAGGTAAGAAATTAGATGGAATTAATATAAACGAACCAGAAACACTTAAATTACTAATTGAAACATGCGAGAAAAACGACATAAAAGTTGACAATCCCAAAACATTGACCAGAGTCCTTGATAAATTAGTAGGTCATTTTATTGAGCCAAAATGCATTAATCCTTCGTTTATTGTGGGGTACCCCCTTGCCACGTCTCCACTCGCCAAGAATCACAGAAGTGAACCAGGCATGGTAGAAAGATTTGagctttttataaatggcAAAGAGATCTGCAATGCCTACACTGAATTGAATAATCCAGTAGAGCAGAGGCTGAGATTTAAGATGCAGGCACAGGACATTAATGAAGGAGACGACGAAGCCATGATCACAGATGAAGATTTCTGTGTTGCCCTCGAGTATGGCCTTCCTCCTACTGGTGGATGGGGACTCGGCGTGGACAGACTCACCATGTTCATGACCAATGCTGCCAATATAAAAGACGTGGTTTTATTCCCAGCCATGAAACCTGAAgcagaaaattaa
- a CDS encoding xaa-Pro aminopeptidase 1 (AMPP), producing MINSLLNKYNLGGYINITADEHLNEYIGPSDKRVEFLTGFTGSNGLAVTCKNNALFTDSRYYLQAEKELTNYKMKKMGIDSLEEYLRDNIEIKRVGLNPRHYTTEYIKTLTENLSKHAIELVQITEDFVDEIYAHKPVRIFNKVYSIENYKICDFYKENFKRLGINENYRNFMIYKDLEENAIICGKTYQEKIKEIREEINEDEELIITEMDTICWVFNLRGSDIKYNPLFYAYASLNKKEVRLFCNAEIKLENVEICKYEDFENFLFKNTNKFVVSNTCNGYLNSLLKSPKYTDKIRLCQSQKTREELEGFNLAYILDGVALNKLFVWINKNENVTEKQVSEKLDEIKSEFYGYKFPSFESIVGAGSNSAIIHYSAGEEQIKNDQICLLDVGSNYIFGTTDTSRTLFLGKVNEKIKTMYTKILKGQIRAMSQIYPKNINGCIIDSLTRLDLWNKFENYGHASGHGVGHFLCVHEGPPTLSYNFNSKILLNQVFSIEPGIYYDGEFGIRLENLVFSQEVDDKFMRLVNLTYVPYQWNMIDSSLLEEEEINNINSVFEKIREKILPLISTEEEREYLLKNTSKIIKKN from the coding sequence ATGATAAATTCACTGcttaataaatacaatttaGGAGGATACATAAATATCACTGCAGACGAACACCTCAATGAATACATTGGCCCTTCTGACAAACGGGTGGAATTTCTTACAGGGTTTACAGGTTCAAATGGCCTAGCAGTaacttgtaaaaataatgctTTGTTTACCGACTCTCGCTATTATTTACAAGCAGAAAAAGAACTCACgaattataaaatgaaaaaaatgggAATAGACTCATTAGAAGAATATTTAAGAGACAAcatagaaataaaaagagtCGGATTAAATCCTAGACATTATACAActgaatatattaaaactttaacAGAGAATCTTTCTAAGCATGCCATTGAGTTAGTACAAATTACTGAAGATTTTGTAGACGAAATTTATGCGCATAAACCTGTGCGAATTTTCAATAAAGTTTATTcaatagaaaattataaaatctgcgatttttataaagaaaatttcaaaagaCTTGgcataaatgaaaattatagaaattttatgatttaCAAAGACTTAGAAGAAAATGCCATAATATGCGGGAAAACGTATCaagagaaaataaaagaaatcagggaagaaataaatgaagacgaagaattaataataacagAAATGGATACAATATGTTGGGTGTTTAACCTCAGAGGTtcagatataaaatataatcctCTATTTTATGCATATGCAtctttgaataaaaaagaagttcgacttttttgtaatgcagaaataaaattagaaaatgtCGAAATTTGCAAATACGaagattttgaaaattttttatttaaaaatacaaacaaatttgTAGTATCAAATACATGTAATGGTTATCTAaattcattattaaaaagtCCCAAGTATACAGACAAAATTAGATTATGTCAATCTCAAAAAACAAGAGAAGAACTAGAAGGTTTCAACTTGGCTTATATTCTTGATGGCGTAGCActaaacaaattatttgtatggattaataaaaatgaaaatgtAACAGAAAAACAAGTGTCAGAGAAACTCGATGAAATTAAATCAGAATTTTATGGGTATAAATTTCCAAGTTTCGAGTCTATCGTGGGGGCTGGCTCAAATAGCGCCATAATCCACTACAGTGCGGGAGAAGAACAAATCAAAAATGACCAAATTTGTCTATTAGATGTTGGTagtaattatattttcggGACTACAGACACATCAAggactttatttttaggaaaagtaaatgaaaaaataaagacaaTGTAcactaaaatattaaagggACAAATTAGAGCAATGAGTCAAATTTAtcctaaaaatattaatggTTGCATAATCGACTCCTTGACCAGATTAGATTTATggaataaatttgaaaattatgGACATGCCTCGGGGCACGGAGTTGGCCATTTTTTGTGTGTCCACGAAGGGCCACCAACTTTAAGCTACAATTTTAacagtaaaattttactaaatCAAGTATTTTCCATTGAGCCAGGAATTTATTATGATGGCGAATTTGGCATAAGACTAGAAAATCTTGTATTTTCCCAAGAGGTCgatgataaatttatgagATTAGTAAATTTGACTTATGTTCCGTATCAGTGGAACATGATTGACTCTTCACTACtggaagaagaagaaataaataatatcaacagtgttttcgaaaaaataagagaAAAGATACTGCCTCTAATATCAACAGAAGAAGAAAGGGaatatttgttaaaaaatacaagtaaaataataaagaaaaattaa